Sequence from the Polyangiaceae bacterium genome:
GCGACGGGACCTGCCCCGCCTCGCCGTACTTGATCTAATGTTGCCGGACGGAACCGGCATTGACATAGCCAAGCGGCTGTTCGCTCGCGACCCGACGATTCACATCTTGATCCTCTCCGGGCACCTCGACCCGGACACGGCCGCTGACATCGAGAAGCTGCCCGGCGTGATCTCCGCGCTACCGAAGCCTATCGCAGCAAACGACCTGCTGGAGCGCGTGGGAAGCGCTCTCGAAAAATGAATCCGGACCGGAGCGCCCCGCTCAACATCCTGATCGTCGACGACAACGCCGCCTTTGCGGAGAACCTCGCGGACATCCTCGACGAACTCGAAGGCTTCGACGTTCAATGCACGGCCCTTCCGAGCGCGGAAGCAGCGCGCGCGTTCGCAGCCGAGCACGACGTTGCGCTCGCGCTGGTCGACGTGCATCTGCCTGACGATAAGGGCACCGCGCTGCTCTCGGACATCCGCAAGGGTTCCGAGCACGCGCAGGTGATCGTGATCACGGGCGATGCGACGGTCGAGACCGCGATCGCTGCGGTAGACGGCGGCGCGTTCAGTTATATCGTCAAGCCGTTTCCCCCTCCGCAGTTGCTGGAGAAGGCGACACTAGCGCTGCGCCAGGCTACGCTGCTGCGCGAACGCCAGGAGCTGCGCGCGGAGCTCGAGACCTCCGAGGCCAAGCACCGAAACCTGGTTGAGAACGTTCCGGCATTCGTGCTCGCGCTGAACGAGCATGGCGAAATCGTCGTCTGGAATCATTTCCTCGAGGAAGTGACTGGGTTCCAGCGCGAGGAGATGTTGGGTCAACTCGGGGAACGTTTCGTTGGGGGGGAGGGTGATGCTCCACTGCCGCTCAAAGGTGGCGGGCACCGCCTGGTGCGCTGGCAACGTGCGGTCGTCACGAACGCACCCAAGAGCCGCTTGACGTATGCCATGGGCGTCGACGTCACCGACGAACGCGAAATGCTCCAGCGCACGCTGCGCAGCGAACGCTTGGCGGCCGTCGGCACCTTGGCAGCGGGCCTGGCGCATGAAGTGCGGAATCCACTCAACTCGGCGCTGCTTCAACTCCAGGTTCTGGAGCGGCGCATCGCCAAGGGCAAGACGTCGCCTCCAGAGCTCGCTCCTGTGGTGTTGGTGGTCAAAGACGAGATCCGCCGTCTCGAGCGCTTGGTGGCTGACTTCTTGGCCTTCGCGCGTCCTTCACGGGTCGAGCTTGCGCCTCACGACCTCAACGACGTCGCGGACGCTGTCGTTGCGCTGGTCGCGCCAGAAGCAAAGGCCAAGGGAACCAAGCTGAAGGTGGTGAAAGCCGAGCAACCGCTCTGGGTCCCACTGGATCCGGAGCGTTTCCGCCAGGTACTGCTGAACCTGATCCGCAACGGGGTGGAGGCCAGCGGTGACAGTGGAACCGTCACACTGCGGCTCATCCCCACCGACACGGAGGCATTGCTCGAGGTAACGGACGATGGCCCTGGCTTCCCTCCCGACGCGCAGATCTTCGACGCGTTCTACACCACGAAGGACACTGGGACTGGCTTGGGGTTGTCCATCGTTCACAGCCTGGTGACCGCCCACGACGGCAAGATTTCCGCGGTCTCACAGCCCGGGAACACCTGCTTCACGATTCGCCTCCCGCTCGCTCCCGTTGTGCCCAGCGACAGCAGTGCGCAATATTTACCGCCACCAACCGACGAATAGCAGCGCATGCGCGTGGCATTTGCCAACCCCGGCGCTAAATCTGCGTCAGGCGCCAAGAATGCGTTTCGGCACGCAAGCTGCAGAGGATCGAGTCGCCCGGGCGCATCGGCGTCCGCACCACCACCCGGATTGGGATTTTGAGCATGAGCAAGGAACGCATCCTCGTAGTCGATGACGAAGCCAACGCGCGCACGGCGCTGGCTGAGTTGCTCAAGGAGGAGGGCTACTTCGTCGAGACGGCTGCCGACGGGTTCAAGGCGCTATCGAAGTTCGAGGAGGGCCACCCGGATTTGATCCTCACGGATCTAAAGATGCCGGGCATGGATGGCGTGGAGTTGCTGCAAAAGGTGCGGCAGGCGGACCCAGACGTCGAGGTGGTGGTGATGACGGCATTTGGCGCCGTCGACACGGCAGTCCAGGCGATGCGCTCCGGAGCGACTGACTACCTGACCAAGCCGCTGAACATGGACGAGCTGGTGCTGGTGCTGGAGCGCGCACTGGAGCGCCGCCGGCTGCGTAAAGAAGCCGGAGACCTACGAGTGCGACTCGCGGAGCGCTACAGCTTCGACAACATCATCGGCTCTTCACCTGAGATGCAGCAGGTGTTCAAGACCATCGCTCAAGTGGCCCCGAGCAAGGCCTCCGTGTTGCTGACCGGAGAGTCTGGAACCGGCAAGGAGCTCGTCGCCGCTGCGATTCATCAGCACTCGCCGCGCGCCAACGGTCCGTTCGTTCGCGTCCACTGCGCGGCGCTCGCCGAGAGCCTGCTGGAGAGCGAGCTCTTTGGTCACGAGCGCGGGTCGTTCACCGGCGCTGATCGCCGCCGCGAAGGGCGCTTCGAGCGCGCCCACGGCGGGACGCTGTTTCTCGACGAGATCGGGGAGATCCCCCTGGCCACTCAGGTCAAGCTCCTGCGCGTGCTCCAGGAGCGCGAGTTCGAGCGTGTTGGTGGCGACCAGACGATTCAGGCCGATGTGCGAGTGATCGCGGCCACCAATCGAAATCTCAAGGACGAGGTAGCGAAGGGCAATTTCCGCGAGGATTTATTCTATCGTCTAAATGTCATCAATCTCAAGCTGCCCGCGCTGCGCGAGCGTGACAGCGACATCCCGGCGCTGGCGACGTTCTTCCTGAACAAGTACTCGGCCGAGAACGCCAAGAGCGTCACCCGCATCGCGGATGGGGCGCTCGCCCGCCTCACCCGTTACAACTGGCCGGGCAACGTCCGCGAGCTCGAGAACGTCGTGGAACGCGCGGTCGTCATGGCCGAAGGTGACGCCATCGAAGCCGACCATCTGCCGCCCGAAGTCAAGGCGGATGAACGCGACTTCGGCATCAAGATCCCGGGCTCCACCCTGTCAGACATCGAGCGCTTTGCGATCCTCGAGACGCTGGCTGCGGTGGGAGGCTCGACCAGCAAGGCAGCAGCGACACTGGGTATTAGCCCCCGCAAGATCCAGTACAAACTCCACGAGTACGGCGCGGCGCCGAAGAGCGGCACCCCGATCGTGGAAGACTGAGCAGCGTTTCCACGAGGCAGTCCCAGCCGAAGTTTGCGCTGGGGCGCCCTCGCGGTCCTTCAACGGGCCGCGGGTCATTTTGGGGCCTTTGGGGAAATGCGCTTGACCGCCTGACTCGCGAGCAGGAATCTGCTCGCGACAAGGGGAAAGCATGCAGCAAGGCCAAGCTCAGTTCGGCAGTCAGATCACCCTGCGTGATCCGAGCA
This genomic interval carries:
- a CDS encoding response regulator — translated: MNPDRSAPLNILIVDDNAAFAENLADILDELEGFDVQCTALPSAEAARAFAAEHDVALALVDVHLPDDKGTALLSDIRKGSEHAQVIVITGDATVETAIAAVDGGAFSYIVKPFPPPQLLEKATLALRQATLLRERQELRAELETSEAKHRNLVENVPAFVLALNEHGEIVVWNHFLEEVTGFQREEMLGQLGERFVGGEGDAPLPLKGGGHRLVRWQRAVVTNAPKSRLTYAMGVDVTDEREMLQRTLRSERLAAVGTLAAGLAHEVRNPLNSALLQLQVLERRIAKGKTSPPELAPVVLVVKDEIRRLERLVADFLAFARPSRVELAPHDLNDVADAVVALVAPEAKAKGTKLKVVKAEQPLWVPLDPERFRQVLLNLIRNGVEASGDSGTVTLRLIPTDTEALLEVTDDGPGFPPDAQIFDAFYTTKDTGTGLGLSIVHSLVTAHDGKISAVSQPGNTCFTIRLPLAPVVPSDSSAQYLPPPTDE
- a CDS encoding sigma-54-dependent Fis family transcriptional regulator, which produces MSKERILVVDDEANARTALAELLKEEGYFVETAADGFKALSKFEEGHPDLILTDLKMPGMDGVELLQKVRQADPDVEVVVMTAFGAVDTAVQAMRSGATDYLTKPLNMDELVLVLERALERRRLRKEAGDLRVRLAERYSFDNIIGSSPEMQQVFKTIAQVAPSKASVLLTGESGTGKELVAAAIHQHSPRANGPFVRVHCAALAESLLESELFGHERGSFTGADRRREGRFERAHGGTLFLDEIGEIPLATQVKLLRVLQEREFERVGGDQTIQADVRVIAATNRNLKDEVAKGNFREDLFYRLNVINLKLPALRERDSDIPALATFFLNKYSAENAKSVTRIADGALARLTRYNWPGNVRELENVVERAVVMAEGDAIEADHLPPEVKADERDFGIKIPGSTLSDIERFAILETLAAVGGSTSKAAATLGISPRKIQYKLHEYGAAPKSGTPIVED